Genomic window (Chloroflexota bacterium):
CGCGGCGCACGATTTCACAAACGAGTAGTCTACCTAAGTATAATCGGGCAAGAGAGCACTAACATGCCAAGAGCGAAGTCGAAGAGACGCAACACCCAGAGTCGAAGGTCCATGGCACGGGCATGGCGGAAGTGGATTATTCCGGTTGTGGTCGTGCTTGGAGTCCTGGCACTGGTTGTGCCATCCGTCCTGCCCGGCATCATTGGAACACCCCAGCCCGCCGACAGCAGCAGCGCGCTGCCGACGGAGGATATGGGAGAATCTCAGCAGCGCTCGATCCTGGAAGTTGGTTCGACTGCCCCAGGCTTTTCGTTGCAGGATACCGAGGGGGAGACGATCAGCCTCGAGTCGCTGGAGGGCAAACCGGTGCTGATTGCTTTCTTTGCGCCGTGGTGTCCGCACTGCCAGGACGAAGTGCCGCGTCTCAATCAAATCCACGCGCAATACGGTGACCGCGTGCACATCGTCTCCATCAGCGCGACACCGTATGGCAAGGACTATCCGGCCGATAGGAGCTCGATTACGTTGGACGACCTCACGTGGTTCCAGGAAGAATTCAGCATTACGTATCCACTGCTCTTCGATCCGGACGTGGGTGTGGGGACGGCTTATAAAATC
Coding sequences:
- a CDS encoding TlpA disulfide reductase family protein, with the translated sequence MARAWRKWIIPVVVVLGVLALVVPSVLPGIIGTPQPADSSSALPTEDMGESQQRSILEVGSTAPGFSLQDTEGETISLESLEGKPVLIAFFAPWCPHCQDEVPRLNQIHAQYGDRVHIVSISATPYGKDYPADRSSITLDDLTWFQEEFSITYPLLFDPDVGVGTAYKIGSFPTTYFLDAQHRVVEVFEGGRPVAEFQSVLNGILGNQ